The following are encoded together in the Marmota flaviventris isolate mMarFla1 chromosome 18, mMarFla1.hap1, whole genome shotgun sequence genome:
- the Irgc gene encoding interferon-inducible GTPase 5, with translation MATSKLPSAPREEETTILMAKEELEALRTAFESGDIPQAASRLRELLAASESTRLEVGVTGESGAGKSSLINALRGLGAEDPGAALTGVVETTMQPSPYPHPQFPDVTLWDLPGAGSPGCPADKYLKQVDFGRYDFFLLVSPRRCGAVETRLAAEILRQGKKFYFVRTKVDEDLAATRTQRPSGFSEAAVLQEIREHCAERLRAAGMAEPRIFLVSNLSPSRYDFPILMSTWEHDLPAHRRHAGLLSLPDISLEALQKKKDMLQEQVLKTALVSGVIQALPVPGLAAAYDDALLIRSLRGYHRSFGLDDDSLAKLAEQVGKQAGDLRSVIRSPLANEVSPETVLRLYSQSSDGAMRVARAFEKGIPVFGTLVAGGISFGTVYTMLQGCLNEMAEDAQRVRIKALEEDEPPSEVSLEAAGDSGVEKRGSGEGNGEDAPLSACRKLGLLLKYILDSWKKHDVSEEK, from the coding sequence ATGGCTACTTCCAAGTTGCCCTCAGCGCCCAGGGAGGAGGAGACCACCATTCTCATGGCCAAGGAGGAGCTGGAGGCCCTGCGCACAGCCTTCGAGTCTGGCGACATTCCCCAGGCCGCCTCTCGCCTTCGAGAGCTGCTGGCCGCCTCGGAGAGCACCCGGCTGGAGGTGGGCGTCACGGGGGAATCGGGAGCTGGCAAGTCGTCCCTCATCAATGCCCTGCGCGGCCTGGGGGCCGAGGACCCAGGCGCAGCTCTCACGGGTGTCGTGGAAACCACAATGCAACCCTCGCCCTACCCGCACCCACAGTTTCCTGATGTGACCCTGTGGGACCTGCCAGGGGCCGGCTCTCCGGGCTGCCCGGCTGACAAGTACCTGAAGCAGGTGGACTTTGGCCGCTATGACTTCTTCCTGCTGGTCTCGCCCCGCCGCTGCGGGGCCGTGGAGACCCGCCTGGCCGCGGAGATCCTGCGCCAGGGCAAGAAGTTCTACTTCGTGCGCACCAAGGTGGACGAAGACCTGGCGGCCACCCGCACCCAGCGACCCTCAGGCTTCAGCGAAGCTGCCGTCCTGCAGGAGATCCGGGAGCACTGTGCCGAGCGGCTGCGGGCGGCTGGAATGGCCGAACCCCGCATCTTCCTCGTGTCCAACCTCTCGCCATCCCGCTATGACTTCCCCATACTCATGTCCACCTGGGAGCACGACCTGCCCGCCCACCGGCGCCACGCTGGCCTGCTGTCCCTGCCCGATATCTCCCTGGAGGCTCTGCAGAAAAAGAAGGACATGCTCCAGGAGCAAGTCCTCAAGACTGCCCTGGTGTCGGGGGTCATCCAGGCCCTGCCGGTCCCCGGACTGGCCGCTGCCTACGATGACGCGCTGCTCATCCGCTCGCTGCGCGGCTACCACCGCAGCTTCGGCCTGGACGACGACTCGCTGGCCAAGCTGGCTGAGCAGGTGGGTAAGCAGGCGGGGGACCTGCGCTCCGTCATCCGCTCCCCACTGGCCAACGAGGTCTCACCCGAGACGGTCCTGCGGCTCTACTCTCAGTCGTCAGATGGCGCCATGCGGGTGGCCCGGGCCTTTGAGAAGGGCATCCCTGTGTTCGGGACACTGGTGGCTGGTGGCATCAGCTTTGGAACCGTCTACACCATGCTCCAGGGCTGCCTCAATGAGATGGCCGAGGATGCCCAGCGGGTCCGCATCAAGGCCCTGGAGGAAGACGAGCCCCCGTCCGAGGTCAGCTTGGAGGCAGCTGGTGACAGTGGAGTGGAAAAGCGGGGATCCGGGGAGGGAAATGGCGAGGACGCCCCACTCTCAGCCTGCAGGAAGCTCGGCCTCCTTCTCAAGTACATTCTTGACAGTTGGAAGAAGCATGATGtgtctgaagaaaaataa
- the LOC114100936 gene encoding LOW QUALITY PROTEIN: ecotropic viral integration site 5 protein homolog (The sequence of the model RefSeq protein was modified relative to this genomic sequence to represent the inferred CDS: inserted 13 bases in 9 codons; deleted 8 bases in 5 codons; substituted 9 bases at 9 genomic stop codons) — MNCTGNQTVCVTLNGTWNRGGPQILKGCATPEICHLKVNDTLGPEEAGFHLTTKPDCSSLAPPTQPGPHANVTHTKAKATICFTCSDLYHCNPVSCPEDRNYCLQTAGITAFGEGDSVAWRNGSCVASKDCKWDRSVSALTYGARLGFWVNTTCCRGNCQKPTPLAALPASRPLNKFLCPTCAGDHQGPCNSSLYMQCPRWMTECVQLNLISEGGGRNLSLRGCGSRNLCSARGVTERVALQGLRLARPPYCSSGRRAVLESQCLLGAAAGLRLALPVLVVALGTSVAEKLSSTLSXVRSTVSHTXQVASQVASPSASLXTTASPTTLSAPALSPSXPSQLSPELPAGLEEQNRLLEANVTLXDLFGGPRRSKRLSRSGFSLASSLTASSNFSLLEADSWVLFGRTVNAWEDVYTNTTKAKQDKELVHKGITHRVRGRVGQLFCRAQRMPVRDQHSELLKKTPPGEKIELKGCCKSYTQHNFLRKKXFGWEISCNVMKAYSLXGWLRSXNCFIVGFLLMQVPEEVLWIFAKLMQDYRLHELLKPSMAETGASQVQCQPQKLSEVLTIFLPTFLLPIATRVCDIFLSEDLEIVIQAELGLLQMNQAELMQLDMEGMXQHFQVISHPFEGVPDKLIQAFYQVKYNSENKKKKKLEKECSIKIKDMDQQVDNKILCTRKRLXKERIEPGECIEILEKPKCSSNYSEDSVLQLEKELVEARLGEAEPLCAVKEMQDKELEIDKRTNGLSXXELHHRLWEQLIAVKLRSRSHQRLKELRKQVKNSKESGLHHFAGATGRWKDPPKKNGXEQMTLQLRGAETQAEVGEMKQRMAEMETEXRIISNHLGSLEXKSAGEGARWLSTEQRLLYQLSHAKHTXAELEGTNEEGAEAXRWVGEAELQSHVPELEIQKEGKLAGQLNPLCPSNSAPGXLEDQMAKLSQELGILNPGVQPVGGVSQTNCLSLLSPPAGLGGTAGLQLAGKALFSGPWAQRATPFWMQPTLSTIW; from the exons gTCCCCATGCAAATGTGACCCATACCAAGGCAAAGGCCACCATCTGTTTCACCTGCTCAGACCTCTACCATTGCAACCCTGTCTCCTGCCCGGAGGACAGGAACTATTGCCTTCAGACGGCAGGAATCACAG CGTTTGGGGAAGGAGACTCAGTGGCCTGGAGAAATGGTTCCTGTGTGGCCTCCAAGGATTGTAAATGGGACAGATCCGTCTCTGCCTTGACCTACGGTGCTCGCTTGGGCTTCTGGGTCAACACCACCTGTTGCCGAGGCAACTGCCAGAAGCCCACTCCTCTCG CAGCTCTGCCGGCCTCCCGCCCCTTGAACAAGTTCCTGTGCCCTACATGTGCAGGGGACCACCAGGGACCCTGCAATTCGTCCCTCTACATGCAGTGTCCCCGTTGGATGACCGAGTGTGTCCAGCTGAACCTGATATCTGAAGGAG GCGGCCGAAACCTGAGCTTGCGTGGCTGTGGCTCCCGAAACCTGTGCAGCGCCCGGGGGGTGACAGAGAGAGTGGCTCTGCAGGGCCTGCGGCTGGCCCGCCCGCCGTACTGCAGCTCGGGCCGCCGCGCCGTCCTGGAGTCCCAGTGCCTCTTGGGCGCCGCCGCTGGACTTCGCCTTGCCCTGCCCGTGCTGGTGGTGGCCCTGGGGACCTCG GTTGCAGAAAAGCTGAGTTCTACTCTGTCATAGGTGAGGAGCACAGTGTCGCACA GGCAGGTGGCCAGTCAGGTGGCAAGTCCTTCTGCTTCAC ACACGACAGCCTCACCTACCACGCTGTCAGCACCAGCCCTTTCACCAT TCCCATCCCAGTTGAGTCCAGAACTCCCGGCTGGACTGGAGGAACAAAATCGATTGTTAGAGGCAAATGTAACCCTTTAAGATCTGTTTGGGGGGCCCAGAAGAAGCAAGCGTCTCTCAAGAAGTGGCTTCTCTCTTGCTTCAAGTTTAACAGCCTCCAGC AACTTCAGCCTCCTTGAAGCAGATTCTTGGGTTCTTTTC GGAAGAACAGTTAATGCATGGGAAGATGTGTACACAAACACAACGAAGGCAAAGCAAGATAAGGAACTGGTTCATAAAGGAATAACCCACCGTGTTAGAGGAAGAGTTGGGCAACTTTTCTGCAGAGCACAAAGAATGCCAGTAAGAGATCAGCATTCAGAACTCCTGAAGAAGACCCCTCCTGGTGAAAAAATTGAGCTGAAGGGATGTTGCAAAAGTTACACCCAACacaattttttaaggaaaaa ctTTGGATGGGAGATTTCATGTAATGTGATGAAAGCATATTCTTT GGGTTGGTTAAGGTCATAGAATTGTTTTATAGTTGGATTCTTGCTTATGCAGGTGCCAGAAGAAGTGCTGTGGATATTTGCTAAATTAATGCAAGATTATAGACTTCATGAACTTTTAAAACCAAGTATG gctgagacaggagcatctcaagttcaatgccagcctcagaaacttagtgaggtcctgacaATCTTTCTTCCAACTTTTCTACTACCAATTGCAACAAGG GTGTGTGATATCTTTCTGTCTGAGGATTTAGAAATAGTGATTCAAGCAGAATTGGGGCTTCTGCAAATGAATCAGGCAGAATTAATGCAACTTGACATGGAAGGGATGTAACAGCACTTTCAGGTCATTTCACATCCCTTTGAAGGT GTTCCAGACAAATTAATCCAAGCATTTTACCAAGTCAAATACaactcagaaaac aagaaaaagaaaaagcttgaAAAAGAAtgctcaataaaaattaaagacatggATCAGCAAgttgataataaaatattatgcacAAGAAAAAGGCTTTAAAAAGAGCGCATTGAGCCGGGCGag TGCATTGAAATACTAGAAAAACCTAAATGCAGTTCCAACTACAGTGAAGATTCTGTGTTACAGCTAGAGAAGGAACTGGTCGAAGCAAGACTGGGGGAAGCCGAGCCTCTGTGTGCAGTAAAAGAGATGCAAGATAAAGAACTGGAAATAGACAAGAGGACCAATGGCCTTTCCTGATGAGAATTACATCACAGGCTTTGGGAGCAACTCATCGCTGTGAAACTGAGAAGCAGAAGCCATCAGAGGTTGAAAGAACTGAGAAAGCAAGTCAAGAACTCCAAAGAAAGTGGGCTGCACCACTTCGCTGGTGCTACCGGGAGATGGAAAGACCCGCCTAAGAAAAATGG TGAACAGATGACCCTTCAACTTAGAGGAGCTGAAACACAGGCAGAAGTAGGAGAAATGAAACAAAGGATGGCGGAAATGGAAACAGA CAGAATCATTAGTAACCACCTTGGAAGCCTAGAATAGAAGTCCGCAGGAGAAGGCGCACGATGGCTCAGTACAGAGCAGAGACTACTTTACCAGTTAAGCCACGCAAAGCACACATGAGCCGAACTTGAAGGCACAAACGAGGAAGGAGCGGAGG TGAGATGGGTGGGGGAAGCAGAATTACAGTCCCATGTTCCTGAGCTTGAAATCCAGAAAGAAGGGAAGCTTGCAGGACAGCTTAACCCCCTGTGTCCGTCTAACAGTGCACCAG GACTGGAAGATCAGATGGCAAAGCTGAGTCAGGAGCTCGGAATCCTGAACCCTGGTGTCCAGCCGGTTGGAGGAGTTTCCCAGACCAATTGCCTTTCCCTGCTTTCCCCGCCTGCGGGGCTGGGGGGGACCGCAGGGCTCCAGCTCGCTGGGAAAGCCCTCTTCTCTGGGCCATGGGCCCAGCGCGCCACCCCCTTTTGGATGCAACCCACACTGTCAACCATTTGGTAA